A DNA window from Ranitomeya imitator isolate aRanImi1 chromosome 2, aRanImi1.pri, whole genome shotgun sequence contains the following coding sequences:
- the LOC138667381 gene encoding allergin-1-like isoform X1: MWILLLLIFWTSATVSVIEGQTAPEVLSQTELMVISVDTMIGDIETIHCVCRSGSLPITYTLFLNQTTVGKRTVSKEREAAFNVTIYDDTRLGPYKCKANNSLKYSPYSAGFSFILQEKLSIPHVTVNSFLTTNGSMEPIVCSSALGSPPITYSLRLGNAVISSATVWKERSATFYARIHNVPSLGPYTCAANRSDYEVMLSDQFSFVLSGPTSPWLLLGIRLLIFINLLLLTLTVQMMAYSCRQPEKVAPG; this comes from the exons ATGTGGATCCTGCTCCTCCTGATCTTCTGGACGAGTGCAACAG TGAGTGTCATCGAGGGACAGACGGCTCCCG AAGTTTTGTCACAGACGGAGCTGATGGTGATATCTGTCGACACGATGATCGGGGACATAGAGACGATTCATTGCGTCTGCAGGAGCGGATCTCTCCCCATCACTTACACCTTATTCCTCAATCAGACGACCGTGGGTAAAAGGACAGTGTCAAAGGAGAGAGAGGCCGCCTTCAATGTCACCATCTACGATGACACGAGACTGGGACCTTATAAATGTAAAGCAAACAACAGCCTGAAGTATTCGCCATACAGTGCGGGATTCTCCTTCATACTGCAGG AGAAACTTTCAATACCGCACGTGACCGTTAACTCTTTCCTCACCACCAACGGGAGCATGGAGCCCATAGTTTGTAGTTCTGCCCTTGGATCTCCACCGATCACTTACTCGCTGCGTCTCGGTAACGCAGTCATCAGCTCAGCAACCGTGTGGAAAGAGAGAAGCGCCACGTTTTACGCCAGGATCCACAATGTTCCCAGCCTCGGACCGTACACGTGTGCTGCTAACCGTAGTGACTACGAAGTTAtgctcagtgatcagttcagctttgTGTTATCCG GACCCACCTCCCCCTGGCTCCTCCTCGGTATCCGGCTCCTCATCTTCATTAACCTCCTGCTTCTGACCCTGACGGTGCAGATGATGGCGTATTCCTGCCGACAGCCAGAGAAAGTGGCTCCGGGGTAA
- the LOC138667381 gene encoding allergin-1-like isoform X2 encodes MWILLLLIFWTSATVSVIEGQTAPVLSQTELMVISVDTMIGDIETIHCVCRSGSLPITYTLFLNQTTVGKRTVSKEREAAFNVTIYDDTRLGPYKCKANNSLKYSPYSAGFSFILQEKLSIPHVTVNSFLTTNGSMEPIVCSSALGSPPITYSLRLGNAVISSATVWKERSATFYARIHNVPSLGPYTCAANRSDYEVMLSDQFSFVLSGPTSPWLLLGIRLLIFINLLLLTLTVQMMAYSCRQPEKVAPG; translated from the exons ATGTGGATCCTGCTCCTCCTGATCTTCTGGACGAGTGCAACAG TGAGTGTCATCGAGGGACAGACGGCTCCCG TTTTGTCACAGACGGAGCTGATGGTGATATCTGTCGACACGATGATCGGGGACATAGAGACGATTCATTGCGTCTGCAGGAGCGGATCTCTCCCCATCACTTACACCTTATTCCTCAATCAGACGACCGTGGGTAAAAGGACAGTGTCAAAGGAGAGAGAGGCCGCCTTCAATGTCACCATCTACGATGACACGAGACTGGGACCTTATAAATGTAAAGCAAACAACAGCCTGAAGTATTCGCCATACAGTGCGGGATTCTCCTTCATACTGCAGG AGAAACTTTCAATACCGCACGTGACCGTTAACTCTTTCCTCACCACCAACGGGAGCATGGAGCCCATAGTTTGTAGTTCTGCCCTTGGATCTCCACCGATCACTTACTCGCTGCGTCTCGGTAACGCAGTCATCAGCTCAGCAACCGTGTGGAAAGAGAGAAGCGCCACGTTTTACGCCAGGATCCACAATGTTCCCAGCCTCGGACCGTACACGTGTGCTGCTAACCGTAGTGACTACGAAGTTAtgctcagtgatcagttcagctttgTGTTATCCG GACCCACCTCCCCCTGGCTCCTCCTCGGTATCCGGCTCCTCATCTTCATTAACCTCCTGCTTCTGACCCTGACGGTGCAGATGATGGCGTATTCCTGCCGACAGCCAGAGAAAGTGGCTCCGGGGTAA